In Fervidobacterium nodosum Rt17-B1, one genomic interval encodes:
- a CDS encoding PSP1 domain-containing protein → MSFQATVYGVELMPMGKIVYYGDNGEEFKYGDYAIVLSEFGTDYGKILSGPKDISIDDVDYEIKQIIRKATDEDLDIIRENEEIAKKAREITVDLVKKHNLPMKILQSKYIFDRSKLVIYFSSKTRVDFRELVKDIAKEFKTRIELRQVGVRDEMKFIKGLGLCGLRSCCSYFLREFDSITLKHAKRQQMMINTSKITGPCGRLLCCLMYEHDFYIEMLENIPDEGSTIYYDGKIAKVITVNVFLSKVTLQTDDGEMVALPFSYFKEGENAGNWKIIDHGRSNDYYNGLDDISDIEDE, encoded by the coding sequence ATGAGCTTTCAAGCTACAGTTTACGGTGTAGAGTTAATGCCAATGGGAAAAATAGTATATTACGGTGATAATGGTGAAGAATTCAAGTATGGTGATTATGCAATAGTTTTAAGTGAATTTGGAACGGATTATGGAAAAATACTCAGCGGACCAAAAGATATAAGTATTGACGATGTTGATTATGAAATAAAACAGATTATCAGAAAAGCTACAGACGAAGATTTAGATATAATTCGCGAGAACGAAGAAATTGCAAAGAAAGCAAGGGAAATAACTGTAGATCTTGTGAAAAAGCATAACCTTCCAATGAAAATACTGCAATCAAAGTATATATTCGATAGAAGCAAGCTAGTTATATATTTTAGTTCTAAAACACGCGTGGATTTTAGGGAGCTTGTTAAAGATATTGCAAAAGAGTTTAAAACACGTATTGAACTAAGGCAAGTTGGAGTTAGGGACGAAATGAAATTTATCAAGGGTTTAGGTTTGTGTGGTCTTAGAAGTTGCTGTTCTTATTTTCTCAGAGAATTTGATAGTATTACTTTAAAACATGCCAAAAGGCAGCAGATGATGATAAATACGTCAAAAATCACAGGTCCGTGTGGAAGACTTCTGTGCTGTTTAATGTACGAACACGATTTTTACATAGAGATGTTGGAAAATATTCCTGACGAAGGTTCGACGATATATTACGACGGAAAAATTGCAAAAGTTATAACTGTTAATGTGTTTTTATCAAAGGTTACTCTTCAAACTGACGATGGTGAAATGGTTGCGCTGCCATTTTCTTACTTTAAGGAGGGAGAAAATGCAGGAAATTGGAAAATTATTGATCATGGTAGGAGTAATGATTATTATAACGGGCTTGATGA